A window of the Loxodonta africana isolate mLoxAfr1 chromosome 3, mLoxAfr1.hap2, whole genome shotgun sequence genome harbors these coding sequences:
- the ARNT gene encoding aryl hydrocarbon receptor nuclear translocator isoform X1, translating to MAATAANPEMTSDVPSLGPAIASGNSGPGIQGGGVIVQRAIKRRPGLDFDDDGEGNSKFLRCDDDQMSNDKERFARSDDEQSSADKERLARENHSEIERRRRNKMTAYITELSDMVPTCSALARKPDKLTILRMAVSHMKSLRGTGNTSTDGTYKPSFLTDQELKHLILEAADGFLFIVSCETGRVVYVSDSVTPVLNQPQSEWFGSTLYDQVHPDDVDKLREQLSTSENTLTGRILDLKTGTVKKEGQQSSMRMCMGSRRSFICRMRCGSSSVDPVSMNRLSFVRNRCRNGLGSVKDGEPHFVVVHCTGYIKAWPPAGVSLPDDDPEAGQGSKFCLVAIGRSQVTSSPNCTDMSNICQPTEFISRHNIEGIFTFVDHRCVATVGYQPQELLGKNIVEFCHPEDQQLLRDSFQQVVKLKGQVLSVMFRFRSKNREWLWMRTSSFTFQNPYSDEIEYIICTNTSVKNSSQEPRPTLPSTIQRPQLGPTANLPLEMGSGPLAPRQQQQTELEVVPGRDGLASYSHPQVSVQPVTTTGPEHSKPLEKSDGLFAQDRDPRFSEIYSSISADQSKGISSSTVPATQQLFSQGNTFPPTPRPAENFRNSGLAPSVTIVQPSGSAGQMLAQISRHSNPTQGAAPTWTPSTRPGFSAQQVTSQATAKTRSPQFAVGNFQTPSSFSPMSLPGAPTTSPGAAAYPSLTNHGSSFAPETGQTAGQFQTRTAEGVGVWPQWQGQQPHHRSSSSEQHVQQPSAQQPGQPEVFQEMLSMLGDQNNSYNNEEFPDLTMFPSFSE from the exons GCTAGATTTTGATGATGATGGAGAAGGCAACAGTAAATTCTTGAG GTGTGATGATGACCAGATGTCTAATGATAAGGAGCGGTTTGCCAG GTCGGATGATGAGCAGAGCTCTGCGGATAAAGAGAGACTCGCCAG GGAAAATCATAGTGAAATTGAACGGCGGCGACGAAACAAGATGACAGCCTACATCACAGAACTGTCGGACATGGTGCCCACCTGTAGTGCCCTGGCTCGAAAACCTGACAAGCTAACCATCTTACGCATGGCAGTTTCTCATATGAAGTCCTTGCGGGGAACTGGCAACACATCCACTGATGGCACCTACAAGCCATCTTTCCTCACTGATCAG GAACTAAAACATTTGATCTTGGAGGCAGCAGATGGCTTTCTGTTTATTGTCTCATGTGAGACAGGCCGAGTGGTATATGTCTCTGACTCTGTGACCCCTGTTCTGAACCAGCCACAGTCTGAATGGTTTGGCAGCACACTCTATGATCAGGTGCACCCAGATGATGTGGACAAACTTCGTGAGCAgctttccacttctgaaaataCCCTGACAG GGCGTATCCTAGATCTGAAGACTGGAACAGTGAAAAAGGAGGGTCAGCAGTCTTCCATGAGAATGTGTATGGGCTCCAGGAGATCATTTATTTGCCGTATGAG GTGCGGCAGTAGCTCCGTGGACCCAGTCTCCATGAATAGACTGAGCTTTGTGAGGAACAGGTGCAG GAATGGGCTTGGCTCTGTGAAGGATGGAGAACCTCACTTCGTGGTGGTCCACTGCACAGGCTACATCAAGGCCTGGCCCCCAGCAG GTGTCTCTCTCCCAGATGATGACCCAGAGGCTGGCCAGGGGAGCAAGTTTTGCCTAGTGGCCATTGGCAGA TCTCAGGTAACAAGTTCTCCCAACTGTACAGACATGAGTAACATTTGTCAACCAACAGAGTTTATCTCCCGACACAACATTGAAGGAATCTTCACTTTTGTGGATCACCGCTGTGTGGCTACTGTTGGCTACCAGCCACAG GAGCTCTTAGGAAAGAATATTGTGGAATTCTGTCATCCTGAAGACCAACAGCTTCTAAGAGACAGTTTCCAACAG GTGGTGAAGTTAAAAGGCCAGGTGCTGTCTGTCATGTTCCGGTTCCGATCTAAGAACCGAGAATGGCTCTGGATGAGAACCAGCTCCTTTACTTTCCAGAACCCTTACTCAGATGAAATTGAGTACATCATATGTACCAACACCAGTGTGAA GAACTCTAGCCAGGAACCACGGCCTACACTTCCCAGCACAATCCAGAGGCCACAGCTAGGTCCCACAGCTAATTTACCCCTGGAGATGGGCTCAGGGCCGCTGGCACCCAG GCAGCAACAACAAACAGAACTGGAAGTGGTCCCAGGAAGAGATGGACTAGCCAGCTACAGTCATCCCcag GTCTCTGTTCAGCCTGTGACAACCACAGGACCAGAACACAGCAAGCCCCTTGAGAAGTCAGATGGTCTGTTTGCCCAGGATAGGGATCCAAGATTTTCAGAAATCTACTCCAGCATCAGTGCAG ATCAGAGTAAAGGCATCTCCTCCAGCACTGTCCCTGCCACCCAACAGCTATTCTCCCAGGGCAACACATTCCCTCCTACCCCCCGGCCGGCAGAGAATTTCAG GAATAGTGGTCTGGCCCCTTCTGTAACCATTGTCCAGCCATCAGGTTCTGCAGGGCAAATGTTGGCCCAGATTTCACGCCACTCCAACCCCACCCAGGGAGCAGCCCCAACTTGGACCCCCAGTACGCGCCCAGGCTTCTCTGCCCAG CAGGTGACTTCCCAGGCTACAGCCAAGACCCGTTCTCCCCAATTTGCTGTGGGCAACTTTCAGACTCCATCCTCCTTCAGCCCCATGTCCCTCCCTGGTGCTCCTACTACATCACCTGGTGCTGCTGCCTATCCTAGTCTCACGAACCATGGATCCAGCTTCG CTCCTGAGACTGGACAGACTGCTGGACAATTCCAGACACGAACAGCAGAGGGTGTGGGTGTCTGGCCGCAGTGGCAGGGCCAGCAGCCTCATCATCGTTCGAGTTCTAGTGAGCAACATGTTCAGCAGCCATCAGCACAGCAACCCGGCCAGCCTGAGGTCTTCCAg
- the ARNT gene encoding aryl hydrocarbon receptor nuclear translocator isoform X2, giving the protein MAATAANPEMTSDVPSLGPAIASGNSGPGIQGGGVIVQRAIKRRPGLDFDDDGEGNSKFLRCDDDQMSNDKERFARSDDEQSSADKERLARENHSEIERRRRNKMTAYITELSDMVPTCSALARKPDKLTILRMAVSHMKSLRGTGNTSTDGTYKPSFLTDQELKHLILEAADGFLFIVSCETGRVVYVSDSVTPVLNQPQSEWFGSTLYDQVHPDDVDKLREQLSTSENTLTGRILDLKTGTVKKEGQQSSMRMCMGSRRSFICRMRCGSSSVDPVSMNRLSFVRNRCRNGLGSVKDGEPHFVVVHCTGYIKAWPPAGVSLPDDDPEAGQGSKFCLVAIGRSQVTSSPNCTDMSNICQPTEFISRHNIEGIFTFVDHRCVATVGYQPQELLGKNIVEFCHPEDQQLLRDSFQQVVKLKGQVLSVMFRFRSKNREWLWMRTSSFTFQNPYSDEIEYIICTNTSVKNSSQEPRPTLPSTIQRPQLGPTANLPLEMGSGPLAPRQQQQTELEVVPGRDGLASYSHPQVSVQPVTTTGPEHSKPLEKSDGLFAQDRDPRFSEIYSSISADQSKGISSSTVPATQQLFSQGNTFPPTPRPAENFRNSGLAPSVTIVQPSGSAGQMLAQISRHSNPTQGAAPTWTPSTRPGFSAQVTSQATAKTRSPQFAVGNFQTPSSFSPMSLPGAPTTSPGAAAYPSLTNHGSSFAPETGQTAGQFQTRTAEGVGVWPQWQGQQPHHRSSSSEQHVQQPSAQQPGQPEVFQEMLSMLGDQNNSYNNEEFPDLTMFPSFSE; this is encoded by the exons GCTAGATTTTGATGATGATGGAGAAGGCAACAGTAAATTCTTGAG GTGTGATGATGACCAGATGTCTAATGATAAGGAGCGGTTTGCCAG GTCGGATGATGAGCAGAGCTCTGCGGATAAAGAGAGACTCGCCAG GGAAAATCATAGTGAAATTGAACGGCGGCGACGAAACAAGATGACAGCCTACATCACAGAACTGTCGGACATGGTGCCCACCTGTAGTGCCCTGGCTCGAAAACCTGACAAGCTAACCATCTTACGCATGGCAGTTTCTCATATGAAGTCCTTGCGGGGAACTGGCAACACATCCACTGATGGCACCTACAAGCCATCTTTCCTCACTGATCAG GAACTAAAACATTTGATCTTGGAGGCAGCAGATGGCTTTCTGTTTATTGTCTCATGTGAGACAGGCCGAGTGGTATATGTCTCTGACTCTGTGACCCCTGTTCTGAACCAGCCACAGTCTGAATGGTTTGGCAGCACACTCTATGATCAGGTGCACCCAGATGATGTGGACAAACTTCGTGAGCAgctttccacttctgaaaataCCCTGACAG GGCGTATCCTAGATCTGAAGACTGGAACAGTGAAAAAGGAGGGTCAGCAGTCTTCCATGAGAATGTGTATGGGCTCCAGGAGATCATTTATTTGCCGTATGAG GTGCGGCAGTAGCTCCGTGGACCCAGTCTCCATGAATAGACTGAGCTTTGTGAGGAACAGGTGCAG GAATGGGCTTGGCTCTGTGAAGGATGGAGAACCTCACTTCGTGGTGGTCCACTGCACAGGCTACATCAAGGCCTGGCCCCCAGCAG GTGTCTCTCTCCCAGATGATGACCCAGAGGCTGGCCAGGGGAGCAAGTTTTGCCTAGTGGCCATTGGCAGA TCTCAGGTAACAAGTTCTCCCAACTGTACAGACATGAGTAACATTTGTCAACCAACAGAGTTTATCTCCCGACACAACATTGAAGGAATCTTCACTTTTGTGGATCACCGCTGTGTGGCTACTGTTGGCTACCAGCCACAG GAGCTCTTAGGAAAGAATATTGTGGAATTCTGTCATCCTGAAGACCAACAGCTTCTAAGAGACAGTTTCCAACAG GTGGTGAAGTTAAAAGGCCAGGTGCTGTCTGTCATGTTCCGGTTCCGATCTAAGAACCGAGAATGGCTCTGGATGAGAACCAGCTCCTTTACTTTCCAGAACCCTTACTCAGATGAAATTGAGTACATCATATGTACCAACACCAGTGTGAA GAACTCTAGCCAGGAACCACGGCCTACACTTCCCAGCACAATCCAGAGGCCACAGCTAGGTCCCACAGCTAATTTACCCCTGGAGATGGGCTCAGGGCCGCTGGCACCCAG GCAGCAACAACAAACAGAACTGGAAGTGGTCCCAGGAAGAGATGGACTAGCCAGCTACAGTCATCCCcag GTCTCTGTTCAGCCTGTGACAACCACAGGACCAGAACACAGCAAGCCCCTTGAGAAGTCAGATGGTCTGTTTGCCCAGGATAGGGATCCAAGATTTTCAGAAATCTACTCCAGCATCAGTGCAG ATCAGAGTAAAGGCATCTCCTCCAGCACTGTCCCTGCCACCCAACAGCTATTCTCCCAGGGCAACACATTCCCTCCTACCCCCCGGCCGGCAGAGAATTTCAG GAATAGTGGTCTGGCCCCTTCTGTAACCATTGTCCAGCCATCAGGTTCTGCAGGGCAAATGTTGGCCCAGATTTCACGCCACTCCAACCCCACCCAGGGAGCAGCCCCAACTTGGACCCCCAGTACGCGCCCAGGCTTCTCTGCCCAG GTGACTTCCCAGGCTACAGCCAAGACCCGTTCTCCCCAATTTGCTGTGGGCAACTTTCAGACTCCATCCTCCTTCAGCCCCATGTCCCTCCCTGGTGCTCCTACTACATCACCTGGTGCTGCTGCCTATCCTAGTCTCACGAACCATGGATCCAGCTTCG CTCCTGAGACTGGACAGACTGCTGGACAATTCCAGACACGAACAGCAGAGGGTGTGGGTGTCTGGCCGCAGTGGCAGGGCCAGCAGCCTCATCATCGTTCGAGTTCTAGTGAGCAACATGTTCAGCAGCCATCAGCACAGCAACCCGGCCAGCCTGAGGTCTTCCAg
- the ARNT gene encoding aryl hydrocarbon receptor nuclear translocator isoform X6: MAATAANPEMTSDVPSLGPAIASGNSGPGIQGGGVIVQRAIKRRPGLDFDDDGEGNSKFLRCDDDQMSNDKERFARENHSEIERRRRNKMTAYITELSDMVPTCSALARKPDKLTILRMAVSHMKSLRGTGNTSTDGTYKPSFLTDQELKHLILEAADGFLFIVSCETGRVVYVSDSVTPVLNQPQSEWFGSTLYDQVHPDDVDKLREQLSTSENTLTGRILDLKTGTVKKEGQQSSMRMCMGSRRSFICRMRCGSSSVDPVSMNRLSFVRNRCRNGLGSVKDGEPHFVVVHCTGYIKAWPPAGVSLPDDDPEAGQGSKFCLVAIGRSQVTSSPNCTDMSNICQPTEFISRHNIEGIFTFVDHRCVATVGYQPQELLGKNIVEFCHPEDQQLLRDSFQQVVKLKGQVLSVMFRFRSKNREWLWMRTSSFTFQNPYSDEIEYIICTNTSVKNSSQEPRPTLPSTIQRPQLGPTANLPLEMGSGPLAPRQQQQTELEVVPGRDGLASYSHPQVSVQPVTTTGPEHSKPLEKSDGLFAQDRDPRFSEIYSSISADQSKGISSSTVPATQQLFSQGNTFPPTPRPAENFRNSGLAPSVTIVQPSGSAGQMLAQISRHSNPTQGAAPTWTPSTRPGFSAQVTSQATAKTRSPQFAVGNFQTPSSFSPMSLPGAPTTSPGAAAYPSLTNHGSSFAPETGQTAGQFQTRTAEGVGVWPQWQGQQPHHRSSSSEQHVQQPSAQQPGQPEVFQEMLSMLGDQNNSYNNEEFPDLTMFPSFSE, from the exons GCTAGATTTTGATGATGATGGAGAAGGCAACAGTAAATTCTTGAG GTGTGATGATGACCAGATGTCTAATGATAAGGAGCGGTTTGCCAG GGAAAATCATAGTGAAATTGAACGGCGGCGACGAAACAAGATGACAGCCTACATCACAGAACTGTCGGACATGGTGCCCACCTGTAGTGCCCTGGCTCGAAAACCTGACAAGCTAACCATCTTACGCATGGCAGTTTCTCATATGAAGTCCTTGCGGGGAACTGGCAACACATCCACTGATGGCACCTACAAGCCATCTTTCCTCACTGATCAG GAACTAAAACATTTGATCTTGGAGGCAGCAGATGGCTTTCTGTTTATTGTCTCATGTGAGACAGGCCGAGTGGTATATGTCTCTGACTCTGTGACCCCTGTTCTGAACCAGCCACAGTCTGAATGGTTTGGCAGCACACTCTATGATCAGGTGCACCCAGATGATGTGGACAAACTTCGTGAGCAgctttccacttctgaaaataCCCTGACAG GGCGTATCCTAGATCTGAAGACTGGAACAGTGAAAAAGGAGGGTCAGCAGTCTTCCATGAGAATGTGTATGGGCTCCAGGAGATCATTTATTTGCCGTATGAG GTGCGGCAGTAGCTCCGTGGACCCAGTCTCCATGAATAGACTGAGCTTTGTGAGGAACAGGTGCAG GAATGGGCTTGGCTCTGTGAAGGATGGAGAACCTCACTTCGTGGTGGTCCACTGCACAGGCTACATCAAGGCCTGGCCCCCAGCAG GTGTCTCTCTCCCAGATGATGACCCAGAGGCTGGCCAGGGGAGCAAGTTTTGCCTAGTGGCCATTGGCAGA TCTCAGGTAACAAGTTCTCCCAACTGTACAGACATGAGTAACATTTGTCAACCAACAGAGTTTATCTCCCGACACAACATTGAAGGAATCTTCACTTTTGTGGATCACCGCTGTGTGGCTACTGTTGGCTACCAGCCACAG GAGCTCTTAGGAAAGAATATTGTGGAATTCTGTCATCCTGAAGACCAACAGCTTCTAAGAGACAGTTTCCAACAG GTGGTGAAGTTAAAAGGCCAGGTGCTGTCTGTCATGTTCCGGTTCCGATCTAAGAACCGAGAATGGCTCTGGATGAGAACCAGCTCCTTTACTTTCCAGAACCCTTACTCAGATGAAATTGAGTACATCATATGTACCAACACCAGTGTGAA GAACTCTAGCCAGGAACCACGGCCTACACTTCCCAGCACAATCCAGAGGCCACAGCTAGGTCCCACAGCTAATTTACCCCTGGAGATGGGCTCAGGGCCGCTGGCACCCAG GCAGCAACAACAAACAGAACTGGAAGTGGTCCCAGGAAGAGATGGACTAGCCAGCTACAGTCATCCCcag GTCTCTGTTCAGCCTGTGACAACCACAGGACCAGAACACAGCAAGCCCCTTGAGAAGTCAGATGGTCTGTTTGCCCAGGATAGGGATCCAAGATTTTCAGAAATCTACTCCAGCATCAGTGCAG ATCAGAGTAAAGGCATCTCCTCCAGCACTGTCCCTGCCACCCAACAGCTATTCTCCCAGGGCAACACATTCCCTCCTACCCCCCGGCCGGCAGAGAATTTCAG GAATAGTGGTCTGGCCCCTTCTGTAACCATTGTCCAGCCATCAGGTTCTGCAGGGCAAATGTTGGCCCAGATTTCACGCCACTCCAACCCCACCCAGGGAGCAGCCCCAACTTGGACCCCCAGTACGCGCCCAGGCTTCTCTGCCCAG GTGACTTCCCAGGCTACAGCCAAGACCCGTTCTCCCCAATTTGCTGTGGGCAACTTTCAGACTCCATCCTCCTTCAGCCCCATGTCCCTCCCTGGTGCTCCTACTACATCACCTGGTGCTGCTGCCTATCCTAGTCTCACGAACCATGGATCCAGCTTCG CTCCTGAGACTGGACAGACTGCTGGACAATTCCAGACACGAACAGCAGAGGGTGTGGGTGTCTGGCCGCAGTGGCAGGGCCAGCAGCCTCATCATCGTTCGAGTTCTAGTGAGCAACATGTTCAGCAGCCATCAGCACAGCAACCCGGCCAGCCTGAGGTCTTCCAg
- the ARNT gene encoding aryl hydrocarbon receptor nuclear translocator isoform X5, producing the protein MTAYITELSDMVPTCSALARKPDKLTILRMAVSHMKSLRGTGNTSTDGTYKPSFLTDQELKHLILEAADGFLFIVSCETGRVVYVSDSVTPVLNQPQSEWFGSTLYDQVHPDDVDKLREQLSTSENTLTGRILDLKTGTVKKEGQQSSMRMCMGSRRSFICRMRCGSSSVDPVSMNRLSFVRNRCRNGLGSVKDGEPHFVVVHCTGYIKAWPPAGVSLPDDDPEAGQGSKFCLVAIGRSQVTSSPNCTDMSNICQPTEFISRHNIEGIFTFVDHRCVATVGYQPQELLGKNIVEFCHPEDQQLLRDSFQQVVKLKGQVLSVMFRFRSKNREWLWMRTSSFTFQNPYSDEIEYIICTNTSVKNSSQEPRPTLPSTIQRPQLGPTANLPLEMGSGPLAPRQQQQTELEVVPGRDGLASYSHPQVSVQPVTTTGPEHSKPLEKSDGLFAQDRDPRFSEIYSSISADQSKGISSSTVPATQQLFSQGNTFPPTPRPAENFRNSGLAPSVTIVQPSGSAGQMLAQISRHSNPTQGAAPTWTPSTRPGFSAQQVTSQATAKTRSPQFAVGNFQTPSSFSPMSLPGAPTTSPGAAAYPSLTNHGSSFAPETGQTAGQFQTRTAEGVGVWPQWQGQQPHHRSSSSEQHVQQPSAQQPGQPEVFQEMLSMLGDQNNSYNNEEFPDLTMFPSFSE; encoded by the exons ATGACAGCCTACATCACAGAACTGTCGGACATGGTGCCCACCTGTAGTGCCCTGGCTCGAAAACCTGACAAGCTAACCATCTTACGCATGGCAGTTTCTCATATGAAGTCCTTGCGGGGAACTGGCAACACATCCACTGATGGCACCTACAAGCCATCTTTCCTCACTGATCAG GAACTAAAACATTTGATCTTGGAGGCAGCAGATGGCTTTCTGTTTATTGTCTCATGTGAGACAGGCCGAGTGGTATATGTCTCTGACTCTGTGACCCCTGTTCTGAACCAGCCACAGTCTGAATGGTTTGGCAGCACACTCTATGATCAGGTGCACCCAGATGATGTGGACAAACTTCGTGAGCAgctttccacttctgaaaataCCCTGACAG GGCGTATCCTAGATCTGAAGACTGGAACAGTGAAAAAGGAGGGTCAGCAGTCTTCCATGAGAATGTGTATGGGCTCCAGGAGATCATTTATTTGCCGTATGAG GTGCGGCAGTAGCTCCGTGGACCCAGTCTCCATGAATAGACTGAGCTTTGTGAGGAACAGGTGCAG GAATGGGCTTGGCTCTGTGAAGGATGGAGAACCTCACTTCGTGGTGGTCCACTGCACAGGCTACATCAAGGCCTGGCCCCCAGCAG GTGTCTCTCTCCCAGATGATGACCCAGAGGCTGGCCAGGGGAGCAAGTTTTGCCTAGTGGCCATTGGCAGA TCTCAGGTAACAAGTTCTCCCAACTGTACAGACATGAGTAACATTTGTCAACCAACAGAGTTTATCTCCCGACACAACATTGAAGGAATCTTCACTTTTGTGGATCACCGCTGTGTGGCTACTGTTGGCTACCAGCCACAG GAGCTCTTAGGAAAGAATATTGTGGAATTCTGTCATCCTGAAGACCAACAGCTTCTAAGAGACAGTTTCCAACAG GTGGTGAAGTTAAAAGGCCAGGTGCTGTCTGTCATGTTCCGGTTCCGATCTAAGAACCGAGAATGGCTCTGGATGAGAACCAGCTCCTTTACTTTCCAGAACCCTTACTCAGATGAAATTGAGTACATCATATGTACCAACACCAGTGTGAA GAACTCTAGCCAGGAACCACGGCCTACACTTCCCAGCACAATCCAGAGGCCACAGCTAGGTCCCACAGCTAATTTACCCCTGGAGATGGGCTCAGGGCCGCTGGCACCCAG GCAGCAACAACAAACAGAACTGGAAGTGGTCCCAGGAAGAGATGGACTAGCCAGCTACAGTCATCCCcag GTCTCTGTTCAGCCTGTGACAACCACAGGACCAGAACACAGCAAGCCCCTTGAGAAGTCAGATGGTCTGTTTGCCCAGGATAGGGATCCAAGATTTTCAGAAATCTACTCCAGCATCAGTGCAG ATCAGAGTAAAGGCATCTCCTCCAGCACTGTCCCTGCCACCCAACAGCTATTCTCCCAGGGCAACACATTCCCTCCTACCCCCCGGCCGGCAGAGAATTTCAG GAATAGTGGTCTGGCCCCTTCTGTAACCATTGTCCAGCCATCAGGTTCTGCAGGGCAAATGTTGGCCCAGATTTCACGCCACTCCAACCCCACCCAGGGAGCAGCCCCAACTTGGACCCCCAGTACGCGCCCAGGCTTCTCTGCCCAG CAGGTGACTTCCCAGGCTACAGCCAAGACCCGTTCTCCCCAATTTGCTGTGGGCAACTTTCAGACTCCATCCTCCTTCAGCCCCATGTCCCTCCCTGGTGCTCCTACTACATCACCTGGTGCTGCTGCCTATCCTAGTCTCACGAACCATGGATCCAGCTTCG CTCCTGAGACTGGACAGACTGCTGGACAATTCCAGACACGAACAGCAGAGGGTGTGGGTGTCTGGCCGCAGTGGCAGGGCCAGCAGCCTCATCATCGTTCGAGTTCTAGTGAGCAACATGTTCAGCAGCCATCAGCACAGCAACCCGGCCAGCCTGAGGTCTTCCAg
- the ARNT gene encoding aryl hydrocarbon receptor nuclear translocator isoform X4, which yields MAATAANPEMTSDVPSLGPAIASGNSGPGIQGGGVIVQRAIKRRPGLDFDDDGEGNSKFLRCDDDQMSNDKERFARENHSEIERRRRNKMTAYITELSDMVPTCSALARKPDKLTILRMAVSHMKSLRGTGNTSTDGTYKPSFLTDQELKHLILEAADGFLFIVSCETGRVVYVSDSVTPVLNQPQSEWFGSTLYDQVHPDDVDKLREQLSTSENTLTGRILDLKTGTVKKEGQQSSMRMCMGSRRSFICRMRCGSSSVDPVSMNRLSFVRNRCRNGLGSVKDGEPHFVVVHCTGYIKAWPPAGVSLPDDDPEAGQGSKFCLVAIGRSQVTSSPNCTDMSNICQPTEFISRHNIEGIFTFVDHRCVATVGYQPQELLGKNIVEFCHPEDQQLLRDSFQQVVKLKGQVLSVMFRFRSKNREWLWMRTSSFTFQNPYSDEIEYIICTNTSVKNSSQEPRPTLPSTIQRPQLGPTANLPLEMGSGPLAPRQQQQTELEVVPGRDGLASYSHPQVSVQPVTTTGPEHSKPLEKSDGLFAQDRDPRFSEIYSSISADQSKGISSSTVPATQQLFSQGNTFPPTPRPAENFRNSGLAPSVTIVQPSGSAGQMLAQISRHSNPTQGAAPTWTPSTRPGFSAQQVTSQATAKTRSPQFAVGNFQTPSSFSPMSLPGAPTTSPGAAAYPSLTNHGSSFAPETGQTAGQFQTRTAEGVGVWPQWQGQQPHHRSSSSEQHVQQPSAQQPGQPEVFQEMLSMLGDQNNSYNNEEFPDLTMFPSFSE from the exons GCTAGATTTTGATGATGATGGAGAAGGCAACAGTAAATTCTTGAG GTGTGATGATGACCAGATGTCTAATGATAAGGAGCGGTTTGCCAG GGAAAATCATAGTGAAATTGAACGGCGGCGACGAAACAAGATGACAGCCTACATCACAGAACTGTCGGACATGGTGCCCACCTGTAGTGCCCTGGCTCGAAAACCTGACAAGCTAACCATCTTACGCATGGCAGTTTCTCATATGAAGTCCTTGCGGGGAACTGGCAACACATCCACTGATGGCACCTACAAGCCATCTTTCCTCACTGATCAG GAACTAAAACATTTGATCTTGGAGGCAGCAGATGGCTTTCTGTTTATTGTCTCATGTGAGACAGGCCGAGTGGTATATGTCTCTGACTCTGTGACCCCTGTTCTGAACCAGCCACAGTCTGAATGGTTTGGCAGCACACTCTATGATCAGGTGCACCCAGATGATGTGGACAAACTTCGTGAGCAgctttccacttctgaaaataCCCTGACAG GGCGTATCCTAGATCTGAAGACTGGAACAGTGAAAAAGGAGGGTCAGCAGTCTTCCATGAGAATGTGTATGGGCTCCAGGAGATCATTTATTTGCCGTATGAG GTGCGGCAGTAGCTCCGTGGACCCAGTCTCCATGAATAGACTGAGCTTTGTGAGGAACAGGTGCAG GAATGGGCTTGGCTCTGTGAAGGATGGAGAACCTCACTTCGTGGTGGTCCACTGCACAGGCTACATCAAGGCCTGGCCCCCAGCAG GTGTCTCTCTCCCAGATGATGACCCAGAGGCTGGCCAGGGGAGCAAGTTTTGCCTAGTGGCCATTGGCAGA TCTCAGGTAACAAGTTCTCCCAACTGTACAGACATGAGTAACATTTGTCAACCAACAGAGTTTATCTCCCGACACAACATTGAAGGAATCTTCACTTTTGTGGATCACCGCTGTGTGGCTACTGTTGGCTACCAGCCACAG GAGCTCTTAGGAAAGAATATTGTGGAATTCTGTCATCCTGAAGACCAACAGCTTCTAAGAGACAGTTTCCAACAG GTGGTGAAGTTAAAAGGCCAGGTGCTGTCTGTCATGTTCCGGTTCCGATCTAAGAACCGAGAATGGCTCTGGATGAGAACCAGCTCCTTTACTTTCCAGAACCCTTACTCAGATGAAATTGAGTACATCATATGTACCAACACCAGTGTGAA GAACTCTAGCCAGGAACCACGGCCTACACTTCCCAGCACAATCCAGAGGCCACAGCTAGGTCCCACAGCTAATTTACCCCTGGAGATGGGCTCAGGGCCGCTGGCACCCAG GCAGCAACAACAAACAGAACTGGAAGTGGTCCCAGGAAGAGATGGACTAGCCAGCTACAGTCATCCCcag GTCTCTGTTCAGCCTGTGACAACCACAGGACCAGAACACAGCAAGCCCCTTGAGAAGTCAGATGGTCTGTTTGCCCAGGATAGGGATCCAAGATTTTCAGAAATCTACTCCAGCATCAGTGCAG ATCAGAGTAAAGGCATCTCCTCCAGCACTGTCCCTGCCACCCAACAGCTATTCTCCCAGGGCAACACATTCCCTCCTACCCCCCGGCCGGCAGAGAATTTCAG GAATAGTGGTCTGGCCCCTTCTGTAACCATTGTCCAGCCATCAGGTTCTGCAGGGCAAATGTTGGCCCAGATTTCACGCCACTCCAACCCCACCCAGGGAGCAGCCCCAACTTGGACCCCCAGTACGCGCCCAGGCTTCTCTGCCCAG CAGGTGACTTCCCAGGCTACAGCCAAGACCCGTTCTCCCCAATTTGCTGTGGGCAACTTTCAGACTCCATCCTCCTTCAGCCCCATGTCCCTCCCTGGTGCTCCTACTACATCACCTGGTGCTGCTGCCTATCCTAGTCTCACGAACCATGGATCCAGCTTCG CTCCTGAGACTGGACAGACTGCTGGACAATTCCAGACACGAACAGCAGAGGGTGTGGGTGTCTGGCCGCAGTGGCAGGGCCAGCAGCCTCATCATCGTTCGAGTTCTAGTGAGCAACATGTTCAGCAGCCATCAGCACAGCAACCCGGCCAGCCTGAGGTCTTCCAg